The region TgtcaaagtaaaacaaaattacattaaGAAGACCCCACAGCCTGGTCACAGTCGGGACCTTACCTGTAACTCTGGCTGGTTGGGGTTTTTACTCGTGTACTACATGGCTCGCTCACATCAGACATCATATTTGTATACCCTGAGAAATCTGACACTGAAGTCCTTACTCTATGGTCCACTTCTCCATTAGAGTTAGCGATAAAAGTCATTGGCACCCTGCTGCCCGACTTAAATTGAGAACCAAACGCTTGTGCAAAGTTCTCGATCTGGTAGGTTGCTCTAGGCTCTATGTCCTTCTGAGGATCTATCTGGCTAGTTAACTCCTGAGATGGGATCTGAAAGCTTGTTGAGGATTCTAagtttttctgttccttctggCCAGTCAGTTTCTGAGATGTCGACTGGTAGTTAGATGAAGTCTCTAAGTTTTTCTGCGGATCAATGAGATCATCCAGCTCTTGAGAAGGAGTCAACTGTTGATGCGTAGCCTCCAAAGCAGACAAATAAAAGCCTGGTTGAGATCCAAGCAACATCCCAAACGGAGGTTTTGGCAACGCAGTTGGCAATACTGAGGTAACGGATTGGCTGAAGCCACACTCAAGTGGAGATGTAGTGTATATCTGTTTGTCTTGAAACAGAGTGTGGTTATGGAGAGTTGAAGACAAGCTAACAAATTGGAAACTGGgtccaaaagcaaaaccagtgcTATTGGTTGTTCTTTCAAAGGCTTGTTGGAGGTATTTGGAGTATTCTTGCAACATGCTTGCCTTATCATTTGAAACTGTTTGAGAGTTAGGGCTCAAGTTTTCTTCCTGAACCATCTCTGAATGTTCTCCTGAGGTGTGCAAGTCCACACGCTGTTCAGTTATACTGAAAGGATCTTCTTTCTGGCCTTCTGATTTGTGAGAGTACTGGTCCAAAAGGCTCTGTAAGACTTCATCAGGAATACCAGACTTGTCGTGACAAGACTTTATTTCACTATTTAAAGATGCTGAATCAATAAGAGATAATGGAGCTTCGTTATCCATAACACTAACACCTGCAGACTGGATGACGGACTGCTGGGAAGTCATGTGTCCGACATTAATTGAAAAGGCACTGTTACTGCTTGCAGTTTGTAagtatcttcttttctttgaaaactgcaTGGCATCATCATAATTGCTACTTATTTGACCTGGTTTACCACTTGTACTTTGGAGAAGGCCAATAGTTTCTACACCAGTATTGGCTACTAGGCCTAGAGAGCCACTCTGTTTCCCAGACAGTGGTTTTTGCCCCAGAATATCTGGCAGTGGTGATACAAAATTAAGGTAATTTTTGTctgcctgctttctgcttccttttttcaagACCAATTTTGGCacctttttctgaagttcttctACGCCCGTGCCAATGAGACCACCACTGGAAGACACAATAGGAATATCAACTGCATAATTTGGCATGGCCACATTACTTGTAACTTGAGATTCAGTTACTTTGCTGCTACacttatttcctttgttttcagtggatgtactttttgttttactttttctccttgagGAACTTGTATTTCCCTGAGACAACGCAGCCAAGCTACCCATGCTATTTGATGATCCGGGCTCCATTCCAG is a window of Gymnogyps californianus isolate 813 chromosome 8, ASM1813914v2, whole genome shotgun sequence DNA encoding:
- the ZNF281 gene encoding LOW QUALITY PROTEIN: zinc finger protein 281 (The sequence of the model RefSeq protein was modified relative to this genomic sequence to represent the inferred CDS: inserted 1 base in 1 codon) gives rise to the protein MKLGSGFLGGGGSKRAAAMEPTXPPGMVMFNHRLPPVTSFTRAAAPPPAAQHPPQCVLPPASAAASSTAAAEPPAPPPPQDMTFKKEPAGAFPSAPSSSQRSPWGFLQSLVSIKQEKPSEQEEEEQQQPQHHHHYGGLFGGAGEERAPGLGSGSGEGTGQSVIQDLSLLHHLHQHPHRDLLLSGRGEGAPGSSGEPKHEAQVKKAKRPKPETQGIKAKRKPSASSKPPLVGDAEGAIASPSQKPHVCEHCSAAFRSSYHLRRHVLIHTGERPFQCSQCSMGFIQKYLLQRHEKIHSREKPFGCDQCSMKFIQKYHMERHKRTHSGEKPYKCDTCQQYFSRTDRLLKHRRTCGEAIGKAGAGMEPGSSNSMGSLAALSQGNTSSSRRKSKTKSTSTENKGNKCSSKVTESQVTSNVAMPNYAVDIPIVSSSGGLIGTGVEELQKKVPKLVLKKGSRKQADKNYLNFVSPLPDILGQKPLSGKQSGSLGLVANTGVETIGLLQSTSGKPGQISSNYDDAMQFSKKRRYLQTASSNSAFSINVGHMTSQQSVIQSAGVSVMDNEAPLSLIDSASLNSEIKSCHDKSGIPDEVLQSLLDQYSHKSEGQKEDPFSITEQRVDLHTSGEHSEMVQEENLSPNSQTVSNDKASMLQEYSKYLQQAFERTTNSTGFAFGPSFQFVSLSSTLHNHTLFQDKQIYTTSPLECGFSQSVTSVLPTALPKPPFGMLLGSQPGFYLSALEATHQQLTPSQELDDLIDPQKNLETSSNYQSTSQKLTGQKEQKNLESSTSFQIPSQELTSQIDPQKDIEPRATYQIENFAQAFGSQFKSGSRVPMTFIANSNGEVDHRVRTSVSDFSGYTNMMSDVSEPCSTRVKTPTSQSYR